Proteins encoded in a region of the Paenibacillus wynnii genome:
- a CDS encoding O-antigen ligase family protein, translating into MSKPVYGKNALQSRNVEKIPSAIWALVIAFILFLLWTPFQVGLFNGLLIDFEKPLYVSAMLGALMLLVWIGLYYKKFQLLEQRDVLAVAALLLPVTYALSLFVAVSRYMAMDMLFIQSMYAAVFIITLYLFKQKQLNVVIQNALLAIAYFIVGFGLLNWLGSWRLAGGLVGWFSNTVQNGKYLDAVMTDSNGLRLTSIFQYANTYAAFLMAFLFVAVFALIRSRKWYGTLTHGFMLVPIIVSILLTLSRGGLVLLPVVFILLLLFLKPAQQILWIVHLAIAGITSLLITNPITTLGIELNTKFTSSAAFKGWGFLLGASLIVAGLGWVIQRYAAPWLEKKLGSWESRKLTGLWIPLGSVVLIGLVAFLFVGTSARAILPANMETRLENINFKQHSVLERFTFYKDALKVVKDYPVLGAGGGGWSSLYEHYQNNPYTSRQVHNFFLQYLVEVGILGFIVFMSFILYIFYKYIRAYIKRDKDEYQNGFFYLIIALSILVHSLLDFNMSYAFMGILVFLGLAGMAAVMESKPLRKGWNKAGVRLGYLGVLAACTVFILFLSITYIGSSNSAVKAKQLLPVSQSYEEIKAPLMEVLKTRPNHPEAAIYLSSLDQQVFSQNKDEQFLTEAESVLTRALEDEPYNKNLLKQLVSNYDLKGQSDKAYEIFRDNTDKFNWDIQWYEDLISRSYALGHEAFVQKDEVKQKEYFKTALDAYNHVVAGVEHLKTLPTEQMQGRPFSITPNIALNIGKIQMISGDPEAAKATLKLGFNDNYADIINSNNLWEVDWYGTIISRSYDLAQAAYTQTPDVTLRAGNMQPSLTIGLQAYSHVLMDIEYMKTLSAEELKGRSLTVTPGIALNAGKIQYLSKQLSAATATLHSGLTEDYSDATNQEIARWYLASLIKSNTVQDQAVYNRLIAADPTATTKIDEIIAMQF; encoded by the coding sequence GTGTCGAAACCAGTATACGGTAAAAATGCTTTACAGTCGAGAAATGTTGAAAAGATACCTAGTGCTATATGGGCTCTGGTTATCGCTTTTATTCTATTTTTATTATGGACCCCGTTTCAGGTAGGATTGTTTAATGGACTGTTGATAGACTTCGAGAAACCTTTATATGTGTCAGCAATGCTTGGTGCTCTGATGTTGCTAGTATGGATCGGCTTGTATTATAAGAAGTTCCAGCTTTTAGAGCAGCGTGATGTACTGGCAGTAGCCGCACTTTTGCTTCCGGTCACCTATGCCTTATCACTTTTTGTCGCTGTATCGCGCTATATGGCGATGGATATGCTGTTCATTCAGAGTATGTATGCAGCAGTTTTCATTATAACGTTATATCTCTTTAAGCAAAAGCAACTAAATGTTGTCATTCAAAATGCTCTGCTTGCTATAGCTTATTTCATAGTAGGCTTCGGACTCCTGAATTGGCTTGGATCATGGAGGCTGGCTGGCGGTTTGGTGGGTTGGTTCTCTAATACTGTGCAGAATGGCAAGTATTTGGACGCTGTGATGACCGACTCTAATGGTTTAAGGCTCACTTCCATCTTTCAATATGCGAATACATATGCCGCTTTTCTAATGGCTTTTCTGTTTGTTGCTGTTTTCGCACTGATTCGCTCTCGTAAATGGTACGGAACACTTACACATGGTTTTATGCTTGTACCTATTATAGTATCGATTTTATTAACGTTATCCCGTGGTGGACTCGTGTTACTCCCAGTGGTATTTATACTGCTGTTGTTATTCCTGAAGCCGGCACAGCAAATCCTATGGATTGTGCATCTCGCTATCGCAGGTATTACGTCTCTTCTAATTACAAATCCAATAACTACTCTAGGAATAGAGCTGAATACCAAATTCACCTCTTCTGCTGCATTTAAGGGCTGGGGTTTCTTATTGGGAGCCTCACTGATTGTGGCCGGTCTGGGCTGGGTTATTCAGCGTTATGCTGCACCTTGGCTGGAAAAGAAACTTGGCAGTTGGGAATCCCGCAAATTAACAGGACTATGGATTCCACTCGGTTCTGTTGTTTTGATAGGATTGGTAGCTTTTCTGTTCGTGGGCACTAGTGCCCGGGCGATCTTACCAGCCAACATGGAAACACGCTTAGAAAATATCAATTTCAAACAGCACAGCGTATTAGAACGATTTACTTTCTACAAAGATGCACTGAAGGTTGTAAAGGATTATCCTGTTCTGGGAGCAGGGGGCGGCGGTTGGTCCTCACTCTATGAGCATTATCAGAACAATCCGTATACCAGCCGCCAAGTTCATAACTTCTTCCTTCAGTATTTAGTTGAAGTTGGGATTTTGGGATTTATCGTATTTATGAGTTTCATTCTATATATTTTCTATAAATACATTCGTGCTTACATCAAGCGGGACAAGGATGAATATCAGAATGGCTTCTTTTATCTCATCATCGCCTTATCTATTCTTGTTCATAGTTTACTGGATTTCAATATGAGCTACGCGTTTATGGGTATATTGGTTTTCCTGGGCCTCGCCGGAATGGCGGCTGTCATGGAAAGCAAGCCTTTACGCAAAGGTTGGAATAAAGCCGGAGTTCGCCTGGGGTATTTAGGTGTACTTGCAGCCTGTACTGTATTCATACTGTTCCTGTCGATTACTTACATCGGATCGAGCAATTCCGCTGTTAAGGCCAAACAGTTGCTTCCAGTAAGTCAATCTTATGAAGAGATCAAGGCACCCTTGATGGAAGTATTGAAGACCCGTCCTAACCATCCTGAAGCCGCCATTTATCTATCGTCTCTGGACCAGCAGGTATTTAGCCAAAACAAGGATGAACAGTTCCTTACTGAAGCTGAAAGTGTGCTGACAAGAGCATTAGAGGATGAACCGTATAACAAAAATCTCTTAAAACAATTGGTTAGCAATTATGATTTGAAGGGTCAAAGTGACAAAGCTTATGAGATATTCCGAGATAATACGGATAAGTTCAATTGGGATATTCAATGGTATGAGGATTTGATTAGCCGTTCCTATGCTTTAGGTCATGAAGCTTTTGTTCAAAAGGACGAAGTGAAGCAGAAGGAATACTTCAAAACAGCACTTGACGCCTATAACCATGTCGTTGCTGGCGTGGAACATTTAAAGACACTCCCGACTGAACAAATGCAGGGACGTCCTTTCTCGATTACGCCTAACATTGCATTAAATATCGGTAAAATTCAGATGATATCAGGAGACCCCGAGGCAGCCAAGGCTACCTTAAAACTTGGTTTCAATGATAATTATGCAGATATAATAAACAGTAATAACCTCTGGGAGGTAGATTGGTATGGCACTATTATCAGTCGCTCCTACGATCTGGCTCAAGCAGCTTACACACAAACTCCGGATGTAACCCTGCGAGCTGGTAATATGCAACCAAGCCTTACTATCGGACTCCAAGCGTACAGCCATGTTCTGATGGATATAGAATATATGAAAACTCTATCTGCTGAGGAATTAAAAGGACGCTCACTCACCGTTACTCCAGGGATAGCGTTGAACGCTGGCAAGATACAGTACTTGTCTAAACAACTTTCAGCGGCAACAGCTACGCTGCATAGTGGCTTAACCGAAGATTATTCAGATGCTACTAATCAGGAAATTGCACGCTGGTACTTAGCTTCACTGATAAAGAGCAATACGGTACAAGATCAAGCCGTTTATAACCGGCTTATTGCGGCTGATCCAACAGCAACAACAAAAATCGATGAAATCATAGCAATGCAGTTCTAA
- a CDS encoding ABC transporter permease: MFLRTTLQSIVSHRYLIKNFMIKDLKTRYAGSAIGFLWSVIHPLSTLAVYSLVYSWMLNMRVGLEFGTDNFTIWLFAGLLPWIFFAETISRSTSIVFDNANLIKKTVFPSEVLPVSLLFSNLVNFLIGFFILICGIFITGGHISIASFLSIFIYIIPLMLMTLGFSWLCSSLNVFFRDLGQIISVVLNIIFYASAIIYPLNVIPQQARGWFFWNPLIHVIQGIRLSLFKGEIIGDLELIYLYCFAIVLFMLGQFIFQKTKKGFVDVI; the protein is encoded by the coding sequence ATGTTTTTACGAACAACCTTACAAAGCATTGTTTCACATAGGTATTTGATTAAAAATTTTATGATAAAAGACTTGAAAACTAGATATGCTGGATCTGCAATAGGCTTTTTGTGGTCAGTAATTCATCCATTATCTACCCTTGCTGTATACTCTCTAGTTTACTCTTGGATGCTTAATATGAGAGTGGGTCTTGAATTTGGGACTGATAACTTTACTATTTGGCTTTTTGCTGGATTACTTCCTTGGATATTTTTTGCTGAAACTATAAGCCGCTCTACATCTATAGTGTTTGATAATGCCAACTTGATAAAAAAGACGGTTTTTCCATCTGAGGTTTTACCAGTCTCTCTTCTATTTTCTAATTTAGTAAATTTTCTGATTGGCTTTTTTATTTTGATCTGTGGGATATTTATTACGGGGGGACATATATCCATAGCCTCTTTTCTGTCTATTTTCATTTATATTATTCCTCTAATGTTGATGACTTTAGGGTTTAGCTGGTTATGTTCAAGCCTGAATGTATTTTTTAGAGATTTAGGACAAATTATTAGTGTTGTTCTTAATATTATCTTTTATGCAAGTGCTATTATATACCCACTTAATGTTATCCCCCAGCAAGCGAGGGGATGGTTTTTTTGGAATCCGTTAATTCATGTTATACAGGGTATAAGACTTAGCTTATTTAAAGGTGAGATTATAGGGGATTTAGAATTAATATATTTATATTGTTTTGCAATAGTTCTATTTATGTTAGGTCAATTTATATTTCAAAAAACAAAAAAAGGATTTGTTGATGTAATATGA
- a CDS encoding ABC transporter ATP-binding protein has protein sequence MINDFAVEIDKVSKTYKVYEKPYHRLAEMFNLKKSHQEIHALKDISFNVLRGRTYGIVGPNGSGKSTLLQIITGILQPSRGSVKVKGRISALLELGAGFNPEYTGIENIYLYASILGVEKVEIDKKIDDIINFAQIGNFINRAVKTYSSGMFVRLAFAVAINVEPDILIVDEALAVGDESFQRKCFRKFEEMKEKGITILFVTHSLGLVKQFCDEAVLIYKGDLITQGHPNDVINVYTKLIADMEENMGLKEIITDKESIGENIQNSETEIAEIQPEQSISSEFRYGNGEGKIISFKLLGEVGNISRIFNQGEKITVIMQIKYGKYTPSSLAAYTVKTISGVEVTGTNTSYENIDLLDREQGDVLSIKFTQKIALNAGDYVVSLGFIELVNDNIIVMDRRYDVLTFKVTETKKATGLVDPNVDVSVVVETTIANVE, from the coding sequence ATGATAAACGATTTTGCAGTTGAAATAGACAAAGTAAGTAAGACCTACAAAGTCTATGAAAAGCCTTATCATAGACTGGCAGAAATGTTTAATTTGAAGAAGTCTCATCAGGAAATTCATGCATTAAAAGATATTTCTTTTAATGTTCTTAGAGGACGCACATATGGTATTGTGGGTCCCAATGGTTCAGGGAAAAGTACATTACTGCAAATTATTACTGGGATTCTTCAACCTTCACGGGGTTCAGTAAAAGTGAAAGGAAGAATTTCTGCATTATTGGAACTAGGTGCGGGTTTTAATCCGGAGTATACAGGAATAGAAAATATTTATTTGTACGCCTCGATTTTAGGAGTGGAAAAGGTTGAGATCGATAAAAAAATTGATGACATTATTAACTTTGCTCAAATAGGAAACTTTATTAACCGTGCTGTTAAAACATATAGTAGTGGCATGTTTGTACGACTTGCTTTTGCAGTAGCTATTAATGTAGAACCGGACATCTTAATTGTTGATGAAGCATTGGCAGTAGGAGATGAAAGTTTTCAAAGAAAGTGTTTTCGTAAATTTGAGGAAATGAAAGAAAAGGGAATAACAATACTATTCGTTACTCACAGCCTTGGGTTGGTAAAGCAATTCTGTGATGAAGCAGTATTAATTTATAAAGGTGATTTAATTACTCAGGGCCATCCTAATGATGTTATAAATGTCTACACAAAACTTATAGCTGACATGGAAGAAAACATGGGACTAAAAGAGATAATAACGGATAAAGAATCAATCGGAGAAAATATCCAAAATTCAGAAACTGAAATTGCCGAAATCCAACCAGAGCAGAGTATATCTTCTGAATTTCGTTATGGAAATGGTGAAGGGAAAATAATATCCTTTAAATTACTCGGAGAAGTAGGGAACATATCGAGGATATTTAATCAAGGAGAAAAAATTACTGTAATTATGCAAATCAAGTATGGTAAATATACTCCTTCTTCTTTAGCTGCTTATACGGTTAAGACGATATCAGGAGTTGAGGTAACAGGAACTAATACTAGTTATGAAAACATTGATCTTCTTGATAGAGAACAAGGAGATGTGTTAAGTATTAAATTCACTCAAAAAATAGCTCTGAATGCGGGAGACTACGTAGTTTCGCTGGGGTTTATCGAATTAGTAAATGATAATATCATTGTAATGGATCGCAGATATGACGTACTAACATTTAAGGTAACAGAAACTAAAAAGGCTACAGGCCTTGTTGATCCAAATGTTGATGTTTCTGTTGTTGTAGAAACTACAATTGCAAACGTGGAGTGA
- a CDS encoding class I SAM-dependent methyltransferase, with translation MRTFFKDDSKHSIRNGIIDFSESLHYYSDLDQEKMKNIIASSRIHGWRKTIFEEFSDNKFLLDIISDESRADWQYLLPLDHNSIALDIGAGWGTISIPLARNIKHVVALDGTIDRLEFLALRALQDKIENITVVHADVFQHPFKKEQFDIVSFNGVLEWVGVGDDADPMQKQLEALKIAYGLLKKGGYLYIGIENAQGLKYFLGEPDDHTNIKYISYLDREEANSLSQKHNMRPYKTYTYSKEGYHNLLKNAGFDEIEYYYPRPDYKKIEMLQNLGDSNVSDFVVESIRNTKPNDSINERVNDLEKVLNDYGNLEPFPASYSIVARKETDK, from the coding sequence ATGAGAACATTTTTCAAAGATGATAGCAAACACTCAATTAGAAATGGAATAATTGACTTCTCTGAAAGTCTACATTACTATTCTGATCTCGATCAGGAAAAAATGAAAAACATAATTGCAAGTTCACGTATTCATGGATGGAGAAAGACGATATTTGAGGAATTCTCAGATAACAAGTTTCTTTTAGACATTATTTCTGATGAATCAAGAGCGGATTGGCAGTATCTTCTCCCACTTGATCATAATTCCATTGCTTTAGATATTGGAGCTGGATGGGGCACCATATCAATACCTTTAGCAAGAAATATAAAACATGTTGTAGCTCTTGACGGAACAATTGACAGACTAGAGTTTCTAGCATTAAGAGCATTACAAGATAAAATAGAAAATATAACCGTTGTTCATGCAGATGTATTTCAGCATCCATTCAAAAAAGAGCAATTCGATATTGTATCTTTCAATGGTGTCCTTGAGTGGGTAGGTGTTGGAGATGATGCAGATCCGATGCAAAAGCAATTGGAAGCGCTGAAGATAGCCTATGGTTTATTAAAAAAAGGTGGATATCTGTATATAGGGATTGAGAATGCTCAAGGACTTAAATATTTCTTAGGAGAACCGGATGATCATACTAATATCAAATATATTAGTTATTTAGATAGGGAAGAAGCTAATAGTCTGAGTCAAAAACACAATATGCGCCCTTACAAAACCTACACGTATTCTAAAGAGGGATATCATAATCTTCTCAAAAATGCCGGATTCGATGAAATTGAATACTACTATCCTCGCCCAGATTATAAAAAGATTGAAATGCTACAAAACTTGGGAGATTCAAATGTTTCTGATTTTGTAGTGGAATCAATTCGAAATACTAAGCCTAATGATTCAATAAACGAACGTGTTAATGATTTGGAGAAAGTACTCAATGATTACGGGAATTTAGAACCCTTTCCTGCTTCATATAGTATTGTTGCTCGTAAGGAGACTGATAAATAA
- a CDS encoding glycosyltransferase, which translates to MLEKACDVVIPVYNAALELEECINSLLLHTNLSNNRIIIINDCSPDPLVNKYLGTINQSEQIIILQNDENLGFVGTVNRGMSSSTNDIVLLNSDTIVTKNWLDKIIEVAYSDPSIATVTPLTNNGSICSIPHFLEDNPIPLGYTIDSFAEFIERTSLRKYFEIPTAVGFCMFIKRNVISEVGLFDQENFGKGYGEENDFCCRVIEHGYKNILDDHTFIFHKGSMSFQGEKLALLKKNLKTLNKKYPYYDRNIHEFITRNPLKVIHENINLRLNSYVDSHETKGNLLFVLHNFFDESYTQPIGGTEYHVKDIVEGLDDFFAYVLVTNGHEIVLKQYFKGKMLSKYNFPLEEPITLQHFHHREYSDIVEKIINSFEISIIHIHHLIRHTFDVPYIASKYGIKTIFSLHDYYLFCPRVNLLDVNNEYCKDVRSQDKCSSCLRETYGFHTTFINKWKEEVESMMSRVDLFVTPSEFTKTMFEEEFNSIKDKLIAIEHGILRVELNKVDHECNSKSWNIGFLGGLSPNKGSDLIYQLVTKFPKNKVNWHLIGGLGDQKLNLLNQNNVQKHGPYARENLSEIIKNINLDIICLLSPWPETYSYTLTEAWNHGIPVIVTPVGALKERVEKAGGGWVADSLSLEDVISKLNQVINNETEYLDIKNSIKRTRIKTQSEMIEQYHQLYEGYSSLQYERYNNGFDNHSLMGSLKYYHPISDSSESIGQYNNHIQSLEAELIAMKATIGWKVLTILRTRNRFALKLGKKGIYIILRLKNSMKKR; encoded by the coding sequence ATGCTTGAAAAGGCATGTGATGTTGTAATTCCCGTCTATAATGCAGCTTTAGAACTTGAAGAATGTATCAACTCATTATTACTTCATACTAACTTATCCAATAACAGAATTATTATTATAAATGATTGTAGCCCAGATCCACTAGTAAATAAATATTTGGGTACAATAAACCAAAGTGAACAAATCATAATTCTCCAGAATGATGAAAATCTTGGGTTCGTTGGTACGGTTAATAGAGGAATGTCATCCTCTACGAATGATATTGTTTTGTTGAATAGCGACACAATAGTAACAAAGAATTGGTTGGATAAAATAATTGAAGTTGCATACTCTGACCCATCTATAGCTACCGTCACCCCTCTCACAAATAATGGAAGCATATGCTCTATACCTCATTTCTTAGAAGATAACCCAATTCCTTTAGGTTACACTATAGACTCTTTTGCAGAATTTATTGAGAGGACCTCATTAAGAAAATATTTCGAGATTCCTACCGCAGTCGGGTTTTGTATGTTTATTAAGAGAAATGTAATTAGTGAAGTTGGTCTATTTGACCAAGAGAATTTTGGTAAAGGATACGGAGAAGAAAATGATTTTTGTTGTCGAGTTATCGAGCATGGATATAAGAATATATTAGATGATCACACTTTTATTTTTCATAAGGGTTCTATGTCTTTCCAGGGTGAGAAACTTGCACTTCTAAAAAAGAATTTAAAAACATTAAACAAAAAATATCCTTATTATGATAGAAATATACATGAATTTATAACTAGAAATCCTTTGAAAGTAATACATGAAAATATAAATTTGCGATTAAATTCTTATGTTGATTCTCATGAAACTAAGGGAAATTTATTATTTGTACTCCATAATTTCTTTGACGAAAGTTATACTCAACCCATTGGTGGGACGGAATATCATGTGAAGGATATAGTTGAGGGGCTTGATGACTTTTTTGCCTATGTATTAGTAACAAATGGGCATGAAATTGTATTGAAACAATATTTTAAAGGTAAAATGTTGTCTAAATATAATTTCCCGTTAGAGGAACCAATCACTCTACAGCATTTTCACCACAGGGAATATAGTGACATTGTCGAGAAGATAATTAATTCTTTCGAGATTAGTATTATTCATATACATCATTTAATTAGACATACGTTTGACGTTCCTTATATTGCTAGTAAATATGGAATCAAAACTATTTTCAGTCTTCATGATTATTATTTATTTTGCCCTAGAGTCAATCTTCTAGATGTTAATAATGAGTATTGTAAAGATGTGAGATCTCAAGATAAGTGTAGCTCTTGTCTTAGAGAAACATATGGATTTCATACTACCTTCATCAATAAATGGAAAGAAGAAGTAGAAAGCATGATGTCCCGTGTGGATTTATTCGTTACTCCTTCTGAATTCACAAAGACGATGTTTGAAGAAGAATTTAATTCAATTAAAGATAAACTAATAGCTATTGAGCATGGTATTTTGAGAGTGGAATTGAATAAAGTAGATCATGAATGCAATAGTAAGTCATGGAATATAGGGTTTCTTGGAGGATTATCACCAAATAAAGGCAGCGATTTAATTTATCAACTAGTTACTAAATTTCCAAAGAACAAGGTGAATTGGCATCTTATTGGAGGGTTAGGAGATCAAAAACTCAACTTGCTTAACCAGAACAATGTCCAAAAGCATGGACCCTATGCAAGAGAAAATTTAAGCGAGATAATTAAAAATATTAACTTAGATATAATATGTTTACTCTCTCCATGGCCAGAGACGTATTCGTACACACTTACGGAAGCTTGGAATCATGGAATTCCTGTTATAGTTACTCCCGTAGGTGCGCTTAAAGAAAGAGTTGAGAAGGCCGGCGGAGGATGGGTTGCTGATTCATTATCATTAGAAGATGTAATCAGTAAGTTGAACCAGGTTATTAATAATGAAACAGAGTACTTGGATATAAAGAATAGTATTAAAAGAACTAGAATAAAAACACAGTCTGAAATGATTGAACAATATCATCAATTATATGAAGGATATTCATCTCTTCAGTATGAAAGATACAATAATGGATTTGATAATCATAGTTTAATGGGCTCTCTTAAATATTATCATCCAATATCCGATTCATCCGAATCAATAGGTCAATACAATAATCATATTCAATCTTTAGAAGCTGAATTAATAGCCATGAAAGCAACGATTGGATGGAAGGTATTAACGATTTTGCGTACAAGGAATAGATTCGCTCTAAAACTAGGGAAAAAAGGTATATATATAATATTAAGATTGAAAAACAGTATGAAGAAAAGATAA
- a CDS encoding acyltransferase family protein produces the protein MIFGGNERLSTIEELYDKRNNSFDVIRFIFSVLVIYSHSFILFRGPGNGGDMFELITQNQLSGGSLAVKSFFIVSGFLIMQSLVGSQSLTHYFKNRALRIFPAFFVSLFVMSFIVGPLITNLEWADYFSSKPNSPYSFVLKNILMNINGYAWTIRDLFSNVPFPSSVNGSLWTLKHEFAMYLILPILGYFFFLRFKSIFMLATGITVLLSFLNIKKNYNPLNLKGDIYWVLSSSEYNSFIQLAPYFLVGSLLYLYKKEIFLNFKFFLLTVIIAFLSVIAGVINYTLIFVLPYALIYVAVNFKFSKFRKYGDFSYGMYIYAFPIQQLVVYFWHDDLNITTYFLVNFLLTFIVSFLSWHLIEKRALNLKVGGIKLKNELAKM, from the coding sequence ATGATATTTGGAGGAAATGAAAGACTATCAACCATAGAAGAATTGTATGACAAGAGAAACAACTCATTTGATGTAATTCGTTTCATTTTCTCCGTATTAGTTATATATTCTCACTCTTTTATTCTTTTTAGGGGACCTGGGAATGGTGGAGATATGTTTGAACTCATTACACAAAATCAATTATCTGGGGGATCTTTGGCAGTAAAAAGTTTTTTTATAGTTAGTGGTTTTTTGATCATGCAAAGTTTAGTAGGGAGCCAATCGTTAACCCATTATTTTAAAAATAGAGCACTCCGAATTTTTCCTGCTTTTTTTGTATCACTTTTCGTGATGTCTTTTATTGTTGGACCATTGATTACTAACCTTGAATGGGCTGATTATTTTTCTTCTAAGCCAAATAGTCCTTATTCTTTTGTTTTGAAAAATATATTGATGAATATTAATGGGTATGCTTGGACAATTCGTGATCTATTTAGCAATGTACCTTTTCCGAGTTCTGTTAATGGATCTCTATGGACCCTAAAACATGAGTTCGCAATGTATTTAATATTACCTATTTTGGGTTATTTCTTCTTTCTAAGATTTAAAAGTATTTTTATGCTAGCTACTGGTATCACTGTATTATTAAGTTTTTTGAATATAAAGAAGAACTATAATCCACTGAACTTGAAGGGAGATATTTACTGGGTATTAAGCAGTAGTGAATATAACTCCTTTATACAGCTTGCCCCATACTTTTTGGTGGGCTCCCTATTATATTTATATAAGAAAGAGATTTTCTTGAATTTCAAATTTTTTCTGCTCACCGTGATAATTGCTTTTTTGAGTGTAATCGCAGGGGTTATAAATTATACTTTAATATTTGTTTTACCTTACGCTTTAATATATGTAGCTGTGAATTTTAAATTTTCTAAATTCAGGAAGTACGGAGATTTCTCTTATGGAATGTATATATATGCATTTCCTATACAACAGCTTGTAGTTTATTTTTGGCATGATGATTTAAATATTACTACTTATTTTTTAGTGAATTTCTTATTAACATTTATAGTGTCTTTTCTATCTTGGCACTTAATTGAAAAAAGAGCATTGAATCTGAAGGTAGGGGGTATCAAGTTGAAAAATGAACTAGCAAAAATGTAA
- a CDS encoding glycosyltransferase family 2 protein, protein MNIQVLLSTFNGQRYIVDQIESILSQTYKNVKLLIRDDGSNDNTVKYIERYLDKYPEKICLIRGSNIGVIESFLQLLRNADSNSSYYAFCDQDDVWLDHKLESAIKKIREADEGKPILVFSPTYLTDSNLQKIKIWPGKLAKPASFYNALIENIAVGTTITINNLARELLISKQPTMNKLIMHDWWSYLCISAFGEVIYDEKPSVFYRQHQNNLIGGNKTLVEVVFRKLKSYKTNKGSRLLHYQALEFLKCYGFELEEEKKRQLNLFVGPRKTYISRIHYLRRSELYRQTFQENLLFKILIIIGYI, encoded by the coding sequence ATGAATATTCAAGTCTTATTATCAACTTTTAATGGGCAGAGATATATTGTCGATCAAATTGAAAGTATTCTTTCACAAACTTATAAAAATGTGAAATTATTAATACGGGATGATGGTTCAAATGATAATACTGTTAAATATATTGAGAGGTATTTAGATAAATATCCAGAAAAAATATGCCTCATAAGAGGTTCCAATATTGGAGTTATTGAAAGTTTCCTACAACTTCTGAGAAATGCGGATAGTAATAGTTCATATTATGCTTTTTGTGATCAAGATGATGTATGGTTAGATCACAAGTTAGAATCTGCTATCAAAAAAATACGTGAGGCTGATGAAGGAAAACCTATATTAGTATTCTCACCTACCTACCTGACCGATTCTAATTTACAGAAAATTAAGATATGGCCAGGAAAGCTTGCTAAACCTGCATCTTTTTATAATGCTTTGATCGAGAATATAGCTGTTGGCACTACTATAACCATCAACAATTTAGCGAGAGAGTTACTTATTTCTAAACAGCCCACTATGAATAAACTTATTATGCATGATTGGTGGTCTTATTTATGTATCTCAGCGTTTGGTGAAGTTATATATGATGAAAAACCATCTGTTTTTTATCGACAACATCAAAATAATTTGATTGGTGGAAATAAAACATTAGTAGAAGTTGTATTCAGAAAGTTGAAAAGTTATAAAACAAACAAAGGAAGTAGATTATTGCATTATCAAGCATTAGAATTTCTTAAATGTTATGGGTTTGAACTGGAAGAGGAAAAAAAACGACAACTTAATTTATTTGTGGGCCCAAGAAAAACTTATATCTCACGTATTCATTATTTAAGAAGAAGTGAGTTATATAGACAAACGTTTCAAGAAAATTTACTGTTTAAAATTTTAATAATAATTGGTTATATCTAA